The following proteins are co-located in the Eriocheir sinensis breed Jianghai 21 chromosome 1, ASM2467909v1, whole genome shotgun sequence genome:
- the LOC126983762 gene encoding uncharacterized protein LOC126983762 isoform X2 — translation MDLQGLRHLQALRSFIGNLVDQAERSGGCDCHKPPSLLLVGPPGAGKTYLVKQMSNVCEMPLYGVHTNQVRGAPAVRKLFEQARENYPSLVFMDDVDTIFANHDRDPECSPLVQNIRDELFTQLGPRKLKILDPKSSKNPTDSLVSASRGVNGVGGSRASSPASTTSRPRPSAPPDEDEEEVFSDDESAYPDNNGIIVVAATSAPWMLYKDHELLSRFRGVYLVGLPDKQTRYNLLRNLFQDVHHNLSDKDIMLVAEKTEGFTPADLMVVVKTLTYRQFSFLLSMASARTGSVGSSSDVGSTGSQTPLSSEMSETASESDLDGLPESEGHLKRGAATAAVAAVAATAVAAVAGAMAKPRGGAVEQSNAASGAVPKKDMKQVNGVLRKSLPGTASPSSVVSAAAAVTAAAAAVSTLSALGDEWDSDSDTDHEGEGPYASPESQRGEKMNQPNEVAPTRVMDDTLVTAAPVTVVDGEEGGQEERPRDELCVPSPDSAIGLSKSNEEMEEAHNTSRLEESEALPRAPSESSSSGVTSSGCDSSDNGDVSAIVDDAAKEHGGHSDNEVEREHTEAAPEEWGDRTTGEEPSSPRDAATEMGSAAEVVGAEEEAACGSSGEEPVAGSLGTGEEEEERVGTPLDFELHYTEPAEPMRDDNCAIDSDSDNEVSESGRSRGRRVAFSGMSTMEPLTVDVGDVGGAAPNVSLDDLPPNITLAPSSLPEPLLPDDRHQDGAPNAILLSLLARPSPARDRDRDRDRDRERRMEEPTGLASFLHHDTDLDVTKTSTPIEPMDALTPTPSLTRSPTPTPSVASSNNGTVASSGSGRRASVGSTSSEVHKKEDSDSSFDHSDGHTVPSSDMSTATCNETGETMECRTDSDERLQELEDGPDQTDSARASEYGEGGEAKSGIKGGLNSLLNLDDLGEISIQLITLADVLEVVGKGYRSISDEEIKRYTDFMVWFSNVAKSACPHSKDGRHHPNAPNLDEISLDSTVYDTPSIAKKRKGPLRKLGRFLLKALMFILD, via the exons CCTCCCGGCGCCGGCAAGACGTACCTGGTGAAGCAGATGAGCAATGTTTGCGAGATGCCGCTGTACGGTGTCCACACCAACCAGGTGCGCGGCGCCCCGGCCGTGCGGAAGCTGTTCGAGCAGGCGCGGGAGAACTACCCGTCGCTGGTGTTCATGGACGACGTGGACACCATCTTCGCCAACCACGACCGTGATCCTGAGTGCTCGCCCCTCGTTCAGAACATCCGCGACGAGCTCTTCACGCAGCTCGGCCCTCGCAAACTCAAGATCCTAGATCCAAAGTCCTCCAAGAACCCGACGGACAGCCTAGTGAGCGCCAGCCGTGGCGTAAACGGCGTGGGAGGAAGCCGAGCCTCCAGCCCAGCCTCCACCACGTCCCGGCCCCGACCCTCCGCCCCGcccgacgaagacgaggaggaggtgttcAGCGATGACGAATCGGCCTACCCAGACAACAACGGCATCATCGTGGTGGCGGCCACCAGTGCCCCGTGGATGCTCTACAAG GACCACGAGCTGCTGAGTAGATTCCGCGGCGTTTACCTCGTAGGTCTCCCGGACAAGCAGACGCGATACAACCTGCTCCGGAACCTCTTCCAGGATGTCCACCACAACCTTTCTGACAAAGACATCATGTTGGTGGCGGAGAAGACCGAGGG GTTCACGCCGGCGgacctgatggtggtggtgaagacgcTCACCTACCGCCAATTCTCCTTCCTGCTGTCCATGGCCTCGGCGCGCACCGGCTCCGTGGGTTCCTCCAGCGATGTGGGTTCCACTGGCTCCCAGACGCCGCTGTCCTCAGAGATGTCCGAG ACCGCATCCGAGTCAGACCTAGACGGATTGCCAGAGTCCGAAGGTCACCTGAAGAGGGGTGCTGCCACAGCGGCAGTGGCGGCGGTTGCAGCGACAGCGGTAGCAGCCGTGGCGGGAGCCATGGCGAAGCCCCGAGGTGGCGCCGTCGAGCAGTCCAACGCCGCCAGCGGTGCCGTGCCCAAGAAAGACATGAAGCAGGTCAACGGCGTTCTCAGGAAGTCCCTCCCGGGAACCGCCTCACCCTCCTCGGTGGTGAGTGCGGCGGCAGCAGtgacggcagcggcggcggcagtgtCCACCCTCTCGGCGTTGGGCGACGAGTGGGACAGCGACAGCGACACCGACCACGAGGGGGAGGGACCCTACGCCTCTCCGGAGAGCCAGCGgggcgag AAGATGAATCAGCCCAATGAGGTGGCCCCGACGCGAGTCATGGACGACACTTTGGTGACAGCAGCGCCGGTGACAGtggtggatggagaggagggtGGGCAGGAGGAGCGGCCACGGGATGAGCTGTGCGTGCCATCGCCAGACTCAGCCATTGGTCTGTCCAAGAGcaatgaggagatggaggaagccCACAACACCTCGCGGTTGGAGGAGTCCGAGGCACTGCCCCGCGCCCCCTCAGAGAGCAGTAGTAGTGGAGTGACCTCATCAGGCTGTGATagtagtgataatggtgatgtgAGTGCAATAGTGGACGATGCCGCCAAGGAGCATGGCGGACACAGTGACAATGAAGTGGAGCGGGAGCACACCGAGGCTGCACCCGAGGAATGGGGGGACAGGACTACTGGGGAAGAGCCGTCCAGCCCCAGGGATGCTGCTACAGAAATGGGCAGTGCAGCAGAGGTAgtgggggcagaggaggaggcagcgtgTGGCAGCAGTGGTGAGGAACCCGTGGCAGGGAGCCTGGGcacgggagaagaggaggaggagcgggtggGCACGCCGCTGGACTTTGAGCTGCACTACACTGAGCCCGCTGAGCCCATGCGGGATGATAATTGTGCCATTGACAGTGACAGTGATAATGAGGTGTCAGAGTCTGGGAGGTCGAGGGGTCGGCGTGTGGCCTTCTCTGGCATGTCCACCATGGAGCCACTGACTGTGGACGTGGGTGACGTGGGTGGTGCCGCCCCCAATGTGTCGTTGGACGACCTTCCGCCCAATATCACTCTGGCACCGTCCAGCCTGCCGGAGCCACTGCTGCCGGATGACAGACACCAGGATGGGGCACCCAATGCCATCCTGCTCAGCCTGCTGGCCCGCCCCTCCCCTGCTCGTGACCGTGACAGGGACCGTGACCGTGACCGTGAACGCCGCATGGAAGAGCCCACCGGTCTTGCGTCCTTCTTGCACCATGACACTGACCTGGATGTGACTAAGACGTCCACCCCCATCGAGCCCATGGATGCCCTCACCCCCACGCCGTCCCTCACccgctcccccacccccacccccagcgTGGCCTCCAGCAACAATGGCACTGTGGCCAGCTCAGGCAGTGGTCGCCGTGCCTCTGTCGGCTCCACCAGCAGCGAG GTCCACAAGAAGGAAGACAGTGACTCTTCTTTTGACCACAGTGATGGCCACACCGTGCCTTCCTCAGACATGTCCACGGCAACGTGCAATGAAACGG GAGAGACGATGGAGTGCCGTACTGACTCAGATGAGCGGCTGCAGGAGCTTGAGGACGGACCCGACCAAACTGACTCAGCCCGCGCAAGCGAGTATGGAGAGGGTGGGGAGGCAAAGTCTGGGATCAAAGGTGGACTGAACTCCCTCCTGAACCTGGACGACCTTGGAGAGATCAGTATCCAGCTTATCACTCTG GCTGACGTACTCGAGGTTGTTGGGAAAGGTTACAGGAGCATCTCCGATGAAGAAATCAAGCGCTACACGGACTTCATGGTGTGGTTTTCTAATGTTGCAAAGTCTGCCTGTCCCCACTCTAAAGATG GTCGACACCATCCCAATGCACCAAACTTGGACGAGATCAGCCTAGATTCCACAGTGTATGACACGCCCAGCATTgccaagaagaggaaggggcCACTACGCAAATTGGGAAGGTTCCTCCTTAAAGCACTAATGTTCATCCTGGACTGA
- the LOC126983762 gene encoding uncharacterized protein LOC126983762 isoform X1 yields the protein MDLQGLRHLQALRSFIGNLVDQAERSGGCDCHKPPSLLLVGPPGAGKTYLVKQMSNVCEMPLYGVHTNQVRGAPAVRKLFEQARENYPSLVFMDDVDTIFANHDRDPECSPLVQNIRDELFTQLGPRKLKILDPKSSKNPTDSLVSASRGVNGVGGSRASSPASTTSRPRPSAPPDEDEEEVFSDDESAYPDNNGIIVVAATSAPWMLYKDHELLSRFRGVYLVGLPDKQTRYNLLRNLFQDVHHNLSDKDIMLVAEKTEGFTPADLMVVVKTLTYRQFSFLLSMASARTGSVGSSSDVGSTGSQTPLSSEMSETASESDLDGLPESEGHLKRGAATAAVAAVAATAVAAVAGAMAKPRGGAVEQSNAASGAVPKKDMKQVNGVLRKSLPGTASPSSVVSAAAAVTAAAAAVSTLSALGDEWDSDSDTDHEGEGPYASPESQRGEQKMNQPNEVAPTRVMDDTLVTAAPVTVVDGEEGGQEERPRDELCVPSPDSAIGLSKSNEEMEEAHNTSRLEESEALPRAPSESSSSGVTSSGCDSSDNGDVSAIVDDAAKEHGGHSDNEVEREHTEAAPEEWGDRTTGEEPSSPRDAATEMGSAAEVVGAEEEAACGSSGEEPVAGSLGTGEEEEERVGTPLDFELHYTEPAEPMRDDNCAIDSDSDNEVSESGRSRGRRVAFSGMSTMEPLTVDVGDVGGAAPNVSLDDLPPNITLAPSSLPEPLLPDDRHQDGAPNAILLSLLARPSPARDRDRDRDRDRERRMEEPTGLASFLHHDTDLDVTKTSTPIEPMDALTPTPSLTRSPTPTPSVASSNNGTVASSGSGRRASVGSTSSEVHKKEDSDSSFDHSDGHTVPSSDMSTATCNETGETMECRTDSDERLQELEDGPDQTDSARASEYGEGGEAKSGIKGGLNSLLNLDDLGEISIQLITLADVLEVVGKGYRSISDEEIKRYTDFMVWFSNVAKSACPHSKDGRHHPNAPNLDEISLDSTVYDTPSIAKKRKGPLRKLGRFLLKALMFILD from the exons CCTCCCGGCGCCGGCAAGACGTACCTGGTGAAGCAGATGAGCAATGTTTGCGAGATGCCGCTGTACGGTGTCCACACCAACCAGGTGCGCGGCGCCCCGGCCGTGCGGAAGCTGTTCGAGCAGGCGCGGGAGAACTACCCGTCGCTGGTGTTCATGGACGACGTGGACACCATCTTCGCCAACCACGACCGTGATCCTGAGTGCTCGCCCCTCGTTCAGAACATCCGCGACGAGCTCTTCACGCAGCTCGGCCCTCGCAAACTCAAGATCCTAGATCCAAAGTCCTCCAAGAACCCGACGGACAGCCTAGTGAGCGCCAGCCGTGGCGTAAACGGCGTGGGAGGAAGCCGAGCCTCCAGCCCAGCCTCCACCACGTCCCGGCCCCGACCCTCCGCCCCGcccgacgaagacgaggaggaggtgttcAGCGATGACGAATCGGCCTACCCAGACAACAACGGCATCATCGTGGTGGCGGCCACCAGTGCCCCGTGGATGCTCTACAAG GACCACGAGCTGCTGAGTAGATTCCGCGGCGTTTACCTCGTAGGTCTCCCGGACAAGCAGACGCGATACAACCTGCTCCGGAACCTCTTCCAGGATGTCCACCACAACCTTTCTGACAAAGACATCATGTTGGTGGCGGAGAAGACCGAGGG GTTCACGCCGGCGgacctgatggtggtggtgaagacgcTCACCTACCGCCAATTCTCCTTCCTGCTGTCCATGGCCTCGGCGCGCACCGGCTCCGTGGGTTCCTCCAGCGATGTGGGTTCCACTGGCTCCCAGACGCCGCTGTCCTCAGAGATGTCCGAG ACCGCATCCGAGTCAGACCTAGACGGATTGCCAGAGTCCGAAGGTCACCTGAAGAGGGGTGCTGCCACAGCGGCAGTGGCGGCGGTTGCAGCGACAGCGGTAGCAGCCGTGGCGGGAGCCATGGCGAAGCCCCGAGGTGGCGCCGTCGAGCAGTCCAACGCCGCCAGCGGTGCCGTGCCCAAGAAAGACATGAAGCAGGTCAACGGCGTTCTCAGGAAGTCCCTCCCGGGAACCGCCTCACCCTCCTCGGTGGTGAGTGCGGCGGCAGCAGtgacggcagcggcggcggcagtgtCCACCCTCTCGGCGTTGGGCGACGAGTGGGACAGCGACAGCGACACCGACCACGAGGGGGAGGGACCCTACGCCTCTCCGGAGAGCCAGCGgggcgag CAGAAGATGAATCAGCCCAATGAGGTGGCCCCGACGCGAGTCATGGACGACACTTTGGTGACAGCAGCGCCGGTGACAGtggtggatggagaggagggtGGGCAGGAGGAGCGGCCACGGGATGAGCTGTGCGTGCCATCGCCAGACTCAGCCATTGGTCTGTCCAAGAGcaatgaggagatggaggaagccCACAACACCTCGCGGTTGGAGGAGTCCGAGGCACTGCCCCGCGCCCCCTCAGAGAGCAGTAGTAGTGGAGTGACCTCATCAGGCTGTGATagtagtgataatggtgatgtgAGTGCAATAGTGGACGATGCCGCCAAGGAGCATGGCGGACACAGTGACAATGAAGTGGAGCGGGAGCACACCGAGGCTGCACCCGAGGAATGGGGGGACAGGACTACTGGGGAAGAGCCGTCCAGCCCCAGGGATGCTGCTACAGAAATGGGCAGTGCAGCAGAGGTAgtgggggcagaggaggaggcagcgtgTGGCAGCAGTGGTGAGGAACCCGTGGCAGGGAGCCTGGGcacgggagaagaggaggaggagcgggtggGCACGCCGCTGGACTTTGAGCTGCACTACACTGAGCCCGCTGAGCCCATGCGGGATGATAATTGTGCCATTGACAGTGACAGTGATAATGAGGTGTCAGAGTCTGGGAGGTCGAGGGGTCGGCGTGTGGCCTTCTCTGGCATGTCCACCATGGAGCCACTGACTGTGGACGTGGGTGACGTGGGTGGTGCCGCCCCCAATGTGTCGTTGGACGACCTTCCGCCCAATATCACTCTGGCACCGTCCAGCCTGCCGGAGCCACTGCTGCCGGATGACAGACACCAGGATGGGGCACCCAATGCCATCCTGCTCAGCCTGCTGGCCCGCCCCTCCCCTGCTCGTGACCGTGACAGGGACCGTGACCGTGACCGTGAACGCCGCATGGAAGAGCCCACCGGTCTTGCGTCCTTCTTGCACCATGACACTGACCTGGATGTGACTAAGACGTCCACCCCCATCGAGCCCATGGATGCCCTCACCCCCACGCCGTCCCTCACccgctcccccacccccacccccagcgTGGCCTCCAGCAACAATGGCACTGTGGCCAGCTCAGGCAGTGGTCGCCGTGCCTCTGTCGGCTCCACCAGCAGCGAG GTCCACAAGAAGGAAGACAGTGACTCTTCTTTTGACCACAGTGATGGCCACACCGTGCCTTCCTCAGACATGTCCACGGCAACGTGCAATGAAACGG GAGAGACGATGGAGTGCCGTACTGACTCAGATGAGCGGCTGCAGGAGCTTGAGGACGGACCCGACCAAACTGACTCAGCCCGCGCAAGCGAGTATGGAGAGGGTGGGGAGGCAAAGTCTGGGATCAAAGGTGGACTGAACTCCCTCCTGAACCTGGACGACCTTGGAGAGATCAGTATCCAGCTTATCACTCTG GCTGACGTACTCGAGGTTGTTGGGAAAGGTTACAGGAGCATCTCCGATGAAGAAATCAAGCGCTACACGGACTTCATGGTGTGGTTTTCTAATGTTGCAAAGTCTGCCTGTCCCCACTCTAAAGATG GTCGACACCATCCCAATGCACCAAACTTGGACGAGATCAGCCTAGATTCCACAGTGTATGACACGCCCAGCATTgccaagaagaggaaggggcCACTACGCAAATTGGGAAGGTTCCTCCTTAAAGCACTAATGTTCATCCTGGACTGA
- the LOC126983875 gene encoding protein disulfide-isomerase A4-like, producing MQLSARLFAALLLVGTFWTQAARGEEEEDIPVVEGFGGEVKIAEEDDVLVLTNDNFDHVVNPKDAILVEFYAPWCGHCKKLVPEYAEAAKQLKEEGIRIAKVDATVQEEVAKRYDISGYPTIKLFKKGEAVEDYRGARTAGAIVEYMRMHGDPNYAPPPSAVLVLSTSNFTETINSKKLILVDFYITGCRHCDALMPDFEGAARELKDEGIALGKVNGELERELFKKFDITGYPTLIVFRNGHQFEYKGPRDQEGIVQYMREQAKLPSRLITTALEATNNFARTDANVIGYFPEENDMFEEYIGAANELRGKLQFFHTFESSVAEHLKLKANTITIIMPEIYHSQYEDKVFRYTKATGTYKEMAPWISKKSVPLVGQRTRDNMALKYENRPLAVVYYDVNFSHQYIKDTQFIRNKILPIADKYRDITFAIANEEEFDDEIKSLGLEDSGESVNVGIFTEKLKYPMEPEEDFGTDVLEGFLKKFKAGKLTPFLKSQPVPRRQEGPVRVVVARSFEEEVMKTDKDVLLEFYAPWCGHCKSLEPVYKKLAKQLAKSNSNVVVAKFDATANDVHPGFKVEGFPTLFFVRASEKDNPVPFNGDRSLKSLKDFVTREASSKKADKKKDEL from the exons ATGCAGCTCTCGGCCAGGCTCTTCGCAGCTCTCCTCCTCGTTGGCACCTTCTGGACCCAGGCggcgaggggggaggaggaggaag ACATTCCTGTGGTGGAAGGCTTTGGAGGAGAAGTCAAGATAGCGGAAGAGGATGACGTGCTGGTGCTGACAAACGACAACTTTGACCACGTCGTGAACCCCAAAGATGCCATCCTGGTGGAGTTCTATGCACCCTG GTGTGGCCACTGCAAGAAGCTGGTGCCAGAGTACGCTGAGGCAGCCAAGcagttgaaggaggaagggatccGGATAGCCAAGGTGGATGCTACCGTGCAGGAGGAGGTGGCCAAGCGATATGACATCAGCGGCTACCCCACCATCAAGCTTTTCAAGAAGGGGGAGGCAGTGGAGGACTACCGAGGTGCCAGAACTGCAGGAG CTATTGTGGAGTACATGCGCATGCATGGCGACCCCAACTACGCCCCACCACCCTCTGCTGTCCTTGTCCTCTCCACGTCAAACTTtacagagaccatcaactcaaAGAAACTCATTCTTGTTGACTTCTACATCACAGGCTGTAGACACTGTGATGCT CTTATGCCAGACTTTGAGGGGGCGGCGCGAGAACTGAAAGACGAGGGCATCGCACTGGgcaaagtgaatggagagctggagagGGAGCTGTTCAAGAAGTTTGATATCACTGGCTACCCAACACTTATT GTGTTCCGCAATGGGCATCAGTTTGAGTACAAGGGCCCACGTGACCAGGAGGGCATCGTGCAGTACATGCGGGAGCAGGCCAAGCTGCCATCGCGTCTGATCACCACAGCACTGGAGGCCACTAACAATTTTGCCAGGACGGACGCTAATGTCATTGGTTATTTCCCGGAGGAGAACGATATGTTTGAGGAGTACATTGGGGCAGCAAACGAACTCAGAG GAAAGTTACAGTTCTTCCACACCTTTGAGAGCAGTGTTGCTGAGCACCTGAAACTGAaggccaacaccatcaccatcatcatgccAGAGATTTACCACTCCCAGTATGAGGACAAGGTCTTCAGATACACTAAG GCCACTGGGACCTACAAGGAGATGGCTCCCTGGATCAGCAAGAAGAGTGTGCCCCTGGTTGGCCAGCGTACCCGAGACAACATGGCGCTCAAGTACGAAAACAGGCCCCTTGCTGTTGTGTACTATGATGTCAACTTCTCCCACCAGTACATCAAGG aCACACAGTTCATTCGCAACAAGATCCTTCCCATCGCGGACAAATACAGGGACATCACCTTTGCCATTGCCAATGAGGAAGAGTTTGATGATGAGATCAAGAGTCTGGGGTTGGAGGACTCAGGAGAGTCAGTCAATGTTGGAATCTTTACTGAAAAGCTCAA GTACCCCATGGAACCTGAGGAGGACTTCGGTACAGACGTGCTCGAGGGATTCTTGAAGAAATTCAAGGCTG GCAAGTTGACTCCTTTCTTGAAGTCCCAGCCAGTGCCTCGAAGACAGGAGGGTCcggtgagggtggtagtggccCGCAGCTTtgaagaggaggtgatgaagacCGACAAGGATGTGCTGCTGGAGTTCTACGCCCCCTGGTGTGGCCACTGCAAGAGCCTGGAGCCTGTGTACAAAAAGTTAGCCAAGCAGCTTGCCAAATCCAATTCTAATGTGGTGGTGGCCAAGTTTGATGCCACAGCTAATGATGTGCACCCAGGCTTCAAGGTGGAGGGCTTCCCAACCCTCTTCTTTGTGAGGGCGAGTGAGAAGGACAACCCAGTACCCTTCAACGGTGATCGCTCCCTCAAGTCACTCAAG GACTTTGTCACCCGAGAGGCATCCAGTAAAAAGGCTGACAAAAAGAAGGATGAACTCTAG
- the LOC126984058 gene encoding CAAX prenyl protease 1 homolog has protein sequence MISLAIPDFATWEGKIFVGVLGFSWATYMWEEYLAYRQRRVYREKKEPPVELKDIMEKDSYDKARAYSIDKSNFSLISGAFDQIIGTGVMVFGGYPALWAASGKVAEWLGMSAGAEIPQTVVFVGLRSLLSTLINLPWSVYFTFKVEQKHGFNKQTPGFFIKDNIKKFIVSQAISAPVVSSLVYIIKAGGDYFFLYLWGFTTAVMMFLMTIYPSCIAPLFDKYTPLPEGDLRTKIEELAKQIDFPLTKLYVVEGSKRSAHSNAYFYGFFKNKRIVLYDTLLEDYTPLNEEGTEAEKPTEGKEKKTGCSTDEVLAVLGHELGHWKLNHVLKGIVIFQVNLFLVFTVFGSLYKYSPLYRAFGFNHSQPAFIGLLIVMQYVFAPYNEILQFLLTMFSRYNEFQADSFAKALGFSEKLKMALIKLNEDNLGFPVYDPLYSAWHHSHPPILERIRALEGKPKED, from the exons ATGATTTCCTTGGCGATCCCGGACTTCGCGACATGGGAGGGCAAGATCTTCGTGGGCGTGCTGGGGTTCTCGTGGGCGACCTACATGTGGGAGGAGTACCTGGCCTACAGACAG AGGCGTGTGTACCGGGAGAAGAAGGAGCCGCCGGTGGAGCTGAAGGACATCATGGAGAAGGACTCCTATGACAAAGCAAGAGCATACAGCATAGACAAGAGCAACTTCAGCCTCATCTCCGGGGCCTTTGACCAGATAATTGGCACA GGTGTGATGGTGTTTGGAGGATATCCAGCACTGTGGGCAGCCTCGGGCAAGGTGGCGGAGTGGCTGGGCATGTCCGCTGGTGCTGAGATCCCCCAGACCGTGGTGTTTGTGGGTCTTCGCTCCCTCCTCTCTACTCTCATCAATCTGCCATGGTCTGTTTACTTCACCTTCAAAGTGGAGCAGAAACACGGCTTTAACAAACAG ACGCCGGGCTTCTTCATAAAGGACAACATCAAGAAGTTCATTGTGTCACAGGCCATCTCTGCTCCTGTTGTCTCCTCCCTCGTCTACATCATTAAG GCTGGTGGAGACTACTTCTTTTTGTATCTTTGGGGTTTCACCACAGCTGTCATGATGTTCCTCATGACCATCTACCCGAGCTGCATTGCCCCACTCTTTGACAAGTACACGCCACTCCCTGAAGGTGACCTGCGTACCAAGATTGAGGAGCTGGCCAAGCAAATAGACTTCCCCCTCACCAAGCTTTACGTGGTGGAGGGCTCCAAGCGCTCGGCACACAGCAATGCCTACTTTTATGGGTTTTTCAAGAACAAGCGCATTGTATTGTATGACACACTGCTTGAGGATTACACTCCACTCAATGAGGAGGGCACCGAGGCAGAGAAGCCCACGGAAGGCAAGGAGAAAAAGACAGGGTGCAGCACAGACGAGGTGTTGGCAGTGCTGGGCCATGAGCTGGGGCACTGGAAGCTGAACCACGTGCTGAAGGGCATTGTGATATTCCAG GTTAACTTGTTCCTGGTGTTCACCGTCTTTGGGTCACTGTACAAGTACTCACCGCTGTACCGTGCCTTCGGCTTCAACCACAGCCAGCCAGCCTTCATCGGTCTCCTCATAGTCATGCAATACGTCTTTGCTCCGTACAATGAG ATCCTGCAGTTCCTCCTGACAATGTTCAGTCGCTACAATGAGTTCCAGGCCGACTCATTCGCTAAAGCGCTTGGGTTCTCGGAGAAGCTGAAAATGGCTCTCATCAAGCTCAACGAGGACAACCTGGGCTTCCCTGTGTACGACCCACTGTACTCGGCCTGGCACCATTCCCACCCACCTATCCTGGAGCGCATCAGGGCTCTTGAGGGCAAACCAAAGGAGGACTAA